One stretch of Eretmochelys imbricata isolate rEreImb1 chromosome 1, rEreImb1.hap1, whole genome shotgun sequence DNA includes these proteins:
- the LOC144277607 gene encoding olfactory receptor 52E4-like, protein MEETALCLRAGHLLPYSMSESNTTDFTNPSTFILLDIPGLEAAHVWISIPFSAMYTTAILGNFTILFTVKREPSLHTPMFYFLCMLAVTDLVMSTSTLPKMLSIFWFNSREISFSACLTQMYFDHSFAGMESGILVAMALDRYVAICHPLRHSTVLTRPLVAKIGLAVVLRSGIIALPYPFLARRWPYCRTNIIPHSYCGHIAVVKLACAEIRISSYYGLFDLFSVIGVDVFSITVSYTQILRAIFRLPTKDARLKTFGTCISHLCAIFALYLPIFFFSLSHRFGHNVPLYLRVLINSVYQAVPPVLHPMIYGVRTKEIRGRLLQLFTHKET, encoded by the coding sequence ATGGAGGAGACAGCCTTATGCCTCAGAGCTGGACACCTTCtcccctactccatgtcagaatccaacacaaccgacttcaccaacccctccacttTCATCCTGCTGgacattcctggcctggaggcagcccatgtctggatctccatccccttctctgCTATGTACACCACagccatcttggggaacttcaccatcctgttcacCGTGAAGAGGGAGCCAAGCCTCCACACGCCCATgttctatttcctctgcatgctggccgtCACTGATCTGGTCATGTCCACATCCAccctgcccaaaatgctgagcatcttctggttcaattccagggagatcagtttcagtgcctgcctcacccagatgtacttcgATCACTCCTTCGCAGGGATGGAGTCTGGAATCCTCGTGGCCATGGCTTTggatcgctacgtggccatctgccatcccctgagacattccaccgtCCTGACACGCCCCCTGGTGGCCAAGATCGgcctggccgtggtgctgcgCAGTGGAATAATCGCATTACCCTACCCTTTCCTGGCAAGgcggtggccatattgcagaaccaacatcatcccccACTCGTATTGTGGGCACATAgctgtggtgaagctggcctgcgcTGAGATCCGCATCAGTAGTTACTATGGCCTGTTTGATCTTTTCTCTGTGATTGGAGTAGATGTGTTTTCTATCACTGTGTCCTATACTCAGATCCTCCGCGCCATCTTCCGCCTTCCAACAAAGGATGCCCGGCTCAAAACTTTTGGGACCTGCATCTCTCACCTTTGTGCCATCTTTGCTTTGTACCTCCcaattttcttcttctctctttcaCATCGGTTTGGCCACAATGTGCCACTGTATTTACGCGTTCTCATTAATAGTGTGTACCAGGCGGTGCCCCCTGTGCTACACCCCATGATTTACGGGGTGAGGACCAAAGAGATCCGGGgcaggctgctccagctctttactCATAAAGAGACCTAA
- the LOC144259242 gene encoding olfactory receptor 52R1-like has translation MYYFLCMLAVTDLVVSTSTLPKMLSIFWFNSREISFSACLTQMYFVHSFSTMESGILVAMALDRYVAICHPLRHSIILTNSVVAKIILAVVLRGAVLALPYPFLARRWPYCRTNIVPHSYCGHIAVVKLACADISISSYYGLFDLFSEIRMDVFFIAVSYTLILRAIFHLPTKDARLKTFGTCISHLCAISALHIPDFFSSLLFLFGHNVPLHFLILIASVYQLVPPVLHPIIYGLRTKEILGRLLQLFTHKES, from the coding sequence atgtactatttcctctgcatgctggccgtCACCGACCTGGTCGTGTCCACATCCAccctgcccaaaatgctgagcatcttctggttcaattccagggagatcagtttcagtgcctgcctcacccagatgtactttGTTCACTCCTTCTCAACGATGGAGTCTGGAATCCTCGTGGCCATGGCTTTggatcgctacgtggccatctgccatcccctgagacattccatcATCCTGACAAACTCTGTGGTGGCCAAGATAATCCTGGCCGTGGTGCTGCGTGGTGCCGTACTTGCATTACCCTACCCCTTCCTGGCAAGgcggtggccatattgcagaaccaacatcgTCCCCCACTCCTATTGTGGGCACATAGccgtggtgaagctggcctgcgcTGACATCagcatcagtagttactatgGCCTGTTTGATCTTTTCTCTGAGATCAGAATGGATGTGTTTTTTATCGCTGTGTCCTATACTCTGATCCTCCGGGCCATCTTCCACCTCCCGACAAAGGATGCCCGGCTCAAAACTTTTGGAACCTGCATCTCTCATCTTTGTGCCATCTCAGCTTTGCACATCCCAGAtttcttctcctctctcttgTTCCTGTTTGGCCACAATGTGCCACTGCATTTCCTCATTCTCATTGCCAGTGTGTACCAGCTGGTGCCCCCCGTGCTACACCCCATTATTTATGGGTTGAGGACCAAAGAAATCCTGGgcaggctgctccagctctttactCATAAAGAGTCCTAA